A genome region from Microbacterium profundi includes the following:
- a CDS encoding dihydroxyacetone kinase family protein, protein MSYVLNDPADFADESVIGFVAAHGTLVRRVSGGVARAQATPSGQVAIVIGGGSGHYPAFAGLVGAGLAHGAAMGNVFASPSAQQIYSVAKSVATDAGVLLSYGNYAGDVLNFDQAEKRLRDEGIPCRTVRVTDDIYSAASAEKSKRRGIAGDLAVFRAASWAAEQGISLDDVAEIAARANDRTRSIGVAFSGCTLPGASEPLFTVPAGHMAVGMGIHGEPGISVVPLPTARELAAVLVGGLLGEVPDGVAVDGAHAAVILNGLGAVKSEELFVIYATVIELLAEAGVTIVEPEVGEYATSFEMAGVSLTLFWLDDELARAWASPAYTPAYRKGAVETSAADAVADAVQDTAVDAEVIPAASPDSVEIGAVTLAIIDAIRDMIDRDVDELGRLDAIAGDGDHGIGMQRGARAGAAAARAAVDAGAGAGTVLCRAGDAWADKAGGTSGALWGAALRAAGERLGDEIRPEAGDVAEAVDAARAAIQGYGKASVGDKTMVDALVPFAEGLTARVAAGTPLAQAWVAAAADATSAAEATSALLPRLGRARPHMEKSLGTPDPGAISLARAMTVAGLVLADDSSTEKD, encoded by the coding sequence ATGAGTTACGTTCTGAACGACCCCGCTGATTTCGCGGACGAGTCCGTGATCGGCTTCGTCGCCGCGCACGGCACCCTGGTGCGGCGGGTCTCCGGTGGTGTCGCGCGCGCACAGGCCACGCCGTCCGGACAGGTCGCGATCGTCATCGGAGGCGGGTCGGGGCACTATCCGGCGTTCGCGGGGCTCGTCGGTGCCGGTCTCGCCCACGGTGCAGCGATGGGCAACGTCTTCGCCTCGCCCAGTGCGCAGCAGATCTACTCCGTTGCCAAGTCCGTCGCGACGGATGCGGGCGTGCTCCTCAGCTACGGCAACTACGCCGGCGACGTGCTCAACTTCGATCAGGCCGAGAAGCGGCTGCGCGATGAGGGCATCCCGTGCCGCACAGTGCGGGTGACCGACGACATCTACAGCGCCGCATCCGCGGAGAAGTCAAAGCGGCGTGGCATCGCCGGCGACCTCGCCGTGTTCCGTGCCGCCTCATGGGCCGCAGAGCAGGGCATATCGCTCGACGATGTCGCCGAGATCGCAGCCCGTGCCAACGACCGGACCCGGTCGATCGGCGTCGCGTTCTCCGGGTGCACGCTCCCCGGTGCGTCGGAGCCGCTCTTCACCGTTCCCGCGGGACACATGGCCGTCGGAATGGGCATCCACGGCGAACCGGGCATCTCGGTCGTGCCGCTGCCAACGGCTCGAGAGCTCGCCGCCGTCCTCGTCGGAGGGCTCCTCGGCGAGGTGCCCGACGGTGTCGCCGTCGACGGTGCGCACGCCGCTGTCATCCTGAACGGGCTCGGCGCGGTCAAATCCGAAGAGCTGTTCGTGATCTACGCCACGGTGATCGAGCTCCTGGCGGAGGCCGGAGTCACGATCGTCGAGCCGGAGGTCGGCGAATACGCGACGAGTTTCGAGATGGCGGGGGTTTCACTGACACTGTTCTGGCTGGACGATGAGCTCGCCCGGGCCTGGGCTTCGCCTGCTTACACTCCGGCGTACCGCAAGGGCGCCGTCGAGACATCCGCCGCGGATGCCGTGGCAGATGCCGTCCAGGACACGGCCGTCGATGCCGAGGTCATCCCTGCTGCATCGCCGGACTCCGTCGAGATCGGCGCGGTCACCCTCGCGATCATCGACGCCATCCGCGACATGATCGATCGCGATGTCGACGAACTCGGCCGACTGGATGCGATCGCCGGCGACGGTGATCACGGCATCGGCATGCAGCGTGGCGCGCGCGCCGGAGCCGCCGCCGCACGCGCGGCGGTCGACGCCGGTGCGGGAGCGGGAACAGTGCTCTGCCGTGCAGGAGACGCGTGGGCAGACAAGGCCGGCGGCACGTCCGGCGCACTCTGGGGTGCGGCGCTGCGAGCCGCCGGAGAGCGCCTCGGGGACGAGATCCGGCCTGAGGCGGGCGACGTCGCCGAGGCGGTGGACGCCGCACGCGCGGCGATCCAGGGATACGGTAAGGCCTCTGTCGGCGACAAGACCATGGTCGATGCGCTCGTGCCCTTTGCGGAGGGGCTGACCGCGCGCGTCGCGGCCGGCACGCCGTTGGCGCAGGCCTGGGTGGCTGCAGCCGCCGACGCCACGAGCGCGGCAGAGGCGACATCCGCTCTTCTTCCCCGATTGGGGCGCGCACGACCTCACATGGAGAAGAGCCTCGGCACTCCCGACCCCGGCGCGATCTCGCTCGCGCGGGCGATGACCGTTGCGGGCCTGGTGCTCGCAGATGACAGCAGTACAGAGAAGGACTGA
- a CDS encoding D-ribose ABC transporter substrate-binding protein gives MMRKKAIASIIATGALIISLAGCAGGSTDAPPTDAEGGDAGGLITIIVNDPANPYWKTEGDVAAATAEELGYKSSVGAHKGDTNTENTLIDTAISNKSVAIILDPANADGSVAAVKKAEAAGIPVFLVNAEINEVGIAKAQLVSNNAQGAALGAQEWVSQMGEAGDYVELFGAPSDNNAQTRSNGFQTVISQYPGLVEVGEEVADWDRTKGHDKMQSLLQSNPSLTGVMAGNDEMALGAIAALKKAGKLEGVVVGGFDGAPDAVSAVIAGEMAYTVLQPVAVFSKKAVELADEYIRTGTAPETEKQSFDCILITKDNADKMTEPFTYTE, from the coding sequence ATGATGCGCAAGAAGGCAATCGCCTCGATCATCGCCACAGGCGCGCTGATCATCTCGCTCGCCGGATGCGCCGGAGGCAGCACGGACGCTCCTCCGACGGATGCCGAAGGCGGAGATGCCGGCGGTCTCATCACCATCATCGTGAACGACCCCGCGAACCCGTACTGGAAGACAGAGGGCGACGTCGCCGCCGCAACGGCGGAAGAACTCGGCTACAAGTCCAGCGTGGGCGCGCACAAGGGCGACACGAACACCGAGAACACCCTCATCGACACGGCGATCTCGAACAAGTCCGTCGCGATCATCCTCGACCCTGCGAACGCCGACGGTTCGGTCGCTGCGGTCAAGAAGGCCGAGGCTGCGGGGATCCCTGTGTTCCTCGTGAACGCCGAGATCAACGAGGTCGGAATCGCCAAGGCGCAGCTCGTCTCGAACAACGCTCAGGGAGCCGCTCTCGGCGCCCAGGAGTGGGTGTCTCAGATGGGTGAAGCCGGTGACTACGTCGAGCTGTTCGGCGCTCCTTCCGACAACAATGCTCAGACCCGCTCCAACGGCTTCCAGACCGTGATCAGTCAGTACCCCGGCCTGGTCGAGGTCGGCGAAGAGGTCGCCGATTGGGACCGCACCAAGGGGCACGACAAGATGCAGTCGCTGCTGCAGTCGAACCCGTCGCTTACCGGTGTGATGGCGGGCAACGATGAGATGGCTCTCGGTGCCATCGCAGCCCTCAAGAAGGCCGGCAAGCTCGAGGGCGTCGTCGTGGGCGGCTTCGACGGCGCGCCGGATGCTGTCTCCGCCGTCATCGCGGGGGAGATGGCGTACACCGTCCTCCAGCCCGTCGCGGTGTTCTCGAAGAAGGCCGTCGAGCTCGCCGACGAGTACATCCGCACCGGCACCGCACCGGAGACCGAGAAGCAGTCGTTCGACTGCATCCTCATCACGAAGGACAACGCCGACAAGATGACCGAGCCCTTCACCTACACCGAGTAA
- a CDS encoding ABC transporter permease: protein MTTTTTAILENKKKFSLTRVLIEGRAFLALILIIVVFSLMSPNYLTFDNVLIMASHVAIYAILGLGMLLVVLNGGIDLSVGSTLGFSAVIAGFLMQGVPINIFGVILYPSIPVVVVISCAVGAAVGLVNGILVSKFKVAPFVATLGMLYVVRGLALLMTNGLTINDLSGDEALGNTGFNWLGFNRVLNIPIGVIIMILIAIVLGFVLGRTRFGRWLYASGGNERAAELSGVPVRGVKIWVYVISGICAAVAGLILASTLTSASPTAGNTYELTAIAAVVIGGASLMGGRGNVRGTLLGAFVIGFLSDGLVIVGVSAYWQMIFIGAVIVVAVLLNSLQYGRRRRPAAATPPAKATPPVAEPTPPVPEPAAKN from the coding sequence ATGACGACGACAACGACCGCCATCCTCGAGAACAAGAAGAAGTTCTCGCTCACACGAGTGCTCATCGAAGGCAGGGCCTTCCTCGCCCTGATCCTGATCATCGTGGTGTTCTCACTGATGTCACCGAACTACCTCACCTTCGACAACGTCCTGATCATGGCGTCGCACGTCGCGATCTACGCCATCCTCGGACTCGGGATGCTGCTGGTCGTGCTCAACGGCGGCATCGATCTCTCGGTCGGCTCGACGCTGGGCTTCTCCGCGGTGATCGCCGGCTTCCTCATGCAGGGCGTGCCGATCAACATCTTCGGCGTGATCCTCTACCCGAGCATCCCCGTGGTCGTGGTCATCTCCTGTGCCGTCGGCGCCGCAGTGGGACTCGTCAACGGCATCCTGGTGTCCAAGTTCAAGGTCGCGCCGTTCGTCGCGACCTTGGGCATGCTCTACGTCGTGCGCGGTCTCGCGCTCCTCATGACCAACGGCCTCACGATCAACGACCTCTCGGGTGACGAGGCGCTGGGTAACACCGGCTTCAACTGGCTCGGCTTCAACCGGGTGCTGAACATCCCGATCGGCGTCATCATCATGATCCTGATCGCGATCGTGCTCGGCTTCGTCCTCGGGCGCACGCGCTTCGGTCGCTGGCTGTACGCATCCGGAGGCAACGAGCGTGCGGCCGAGCTCTCGGGTGTGCCGGTGCGCGGCGTGAAGATCTGGGTCTACGTCATCTCCGGCATCTGCGCGGCGGTCGCGGGTCTCATCCTCGCCTCGACGCTCACCAGCGCCAGCCCCACGGCCGGCAACACCTACGAGCTGACGGCGATCGCTGCGGTCGTGATCGGTGGCGCATCGCTGATGGGCGGCCGGGGCAATGTGCGCGGCACGCTGCTCGGCGCTTTCGTGATCGGATTCCTGTCCGACGGCCTCGTCATCGTGGGCGTCTCCGCGTACTGGCAGATGATCTTCATCGGCGCCGTGATCGTCGTCGCAGTGCTGCTGAACAGCCTGCAGTACGGCCGCCGTCGTCGCCCCGCTGCGGCGACGCCGCCCGCGAAGGCGACCCCGCCGGTCGCGGAGCCGACCCCGCCGGTCCCGGAGCCGGCCGCGAAGAACTGA
- a CDS encoding sugar ABC transporter ATP-binding protein translates to MSDDFDDVVLEARNVVKTYGGTRALKGVNFEIRRGTVTTLFGENGAGKSTLMKILSGVEQPTSGEIVLDGEPVVFHSTNDARERGISIIHQELSLAPNLSVRDNIFMGREITGPFGIDFAEEARQTRELLADLLPGVEPDTHVNDLRVGQQQIIEIARALSVNSRILIMDEPTSALAAAEVEILFGIVHDLTARGVAIVYISHHLEEALEITDHAVVLRDGTMTAKDERANIDLEWIVRNMVGDNFDLGSPPTGYDFGDTILSIRDLRVLDPENSERSIVNGLSLDVRAGEIVCLYGLMGAGRTELLEAVAGRDRIDGGEILLDGTSLGDDTIAERIALGIGLVPEDRQRDGLVQTFDVGTNLTLASLGDSLRNGVLSRRTEKKIAQDLIRSVTVKTPGPELPIGSLSGGNQQKVVIGKVIATDPRVMLLDEPSRGIDIGAKGEVFRLLAERAREGLAVVYSTSEVGECLSIAHRIIVLRRGQISAEFGPDATKEMIMAASGEAVAA, encoded by the coding sequence ATGAGCGACGACTTCGACGACGTCGTCCTCGAGGCGCGCAACGTCGTCAAGACATACGGCGGCACCAGAGCGTTGAAGGGCGTGAACTTCGAGATCCGTCGTGGGACGGTGACGACCCTCTTCGGAGAGAACGGCGCCGGCAAGTCGACGCTGATGAAGATCCTCTCCGGTGTCGAACAGCCGACCTCCGGTGAGATCGTCCTCGACGGTGAGCCGGTCGTGTTCCATTCCACTAACGACGCGCGCGAGCGCGGCATCTCGATCATTCACCAGGAGTTGAGCCTCGCCCCGAACCTCTCGGTGCGCGACAACATCTTCATGGGACGCGAGATCACCGGTCCGTTCGGGATCGACTTCGCAGAAGAGGCGCGGCAGACGCGCGAGCTTCTCGCCGACCTGCTTCCCGGCGTCGAACCCGACACGCATGTCAACGACCTACGCGTCGGCCAGCAGCAGATCATCGAGATCGCTCGCGCGCTCTCGGTGAACTCGCGCATCCTCATCATGGACGAGCCGACGTCGGCTCTGGCGGCAGCGGAAGTGGAGATCCTCTTCGGGATCGTCCACGATCTCACCGCCCGCGGTGTCGCGATCGTCTACATCTCGCACCACCTCGAGGAGGCGCTCGAGATCACCGATCACGCTGTCGTCCTGCGAGACGGAACCATGACGGCGAAGGATGAGCGGGCGAACATCGATCTCGAGTGGATCGTGCGGAACATGGTCGGTGACAACTTCGACCTCGGTTCGCCGCCCACCGGATACGATTTCGGCGACACGATCCTCAGCATCCGTGATCTGCGCGTCCTCGATCCGGAGAACTCGGAGCGATCGATCGTGAACGGCCTGAGCCTCGATGTCAGGGCGGGCGAGATCGTCTGCCTGTACGGGCTGATGGGCGCCGGGCGCACCGAGCTGCTCGAGGCGGTCGCCGGGCGCGATCGGATCGACGGCGGCGAGATCCTGCTCGACGGCACTTCCCTCGGCGACGACACGATCGCGGAGCGCATCGCTCTCGGGATCGGACTCGTGCCGGAGGATCGCCAGCGCGACGGTCTCGTGCAGACCTTCGACGTCGGCACGAACCTCACCCTCGCGAGCCTGGGCGATTCCCTGCGGAACGGGGTGCTCTCGCGCCGCACCGAGAAGAAGATCGCACAGGACCTCATCCGTTCGGTGACGGTGAAGACACCGGGACCGGAACTGCCGATCGGCTCACTCTCGGGAGGCAACCAGCAGAAGGTCGTGATCGGGAAGGTCATCGCGACCGACCCGCGCGTGATGCTCCTCGACGAACCGAGCCGAGGCATCGACATCGGCGCAAAGGGCGAGGTCTTCCGACTTCTCGCCGAGCGTGCCCGCGAGGGACTCGCCGTCGTGTATTCGACATCTGAGGTCGGCGAATGCCTCAGCATCGCCCACCGCATCATCGTCCTGCGACGCGGCCAGATCTCCGCCGAGTTCGGTCCGGACGCCACGAAGGAAATGATCATGGCCGCCTCCGGCGAGGCCGTGGCCGCGTAG
- a CDS encoding DUF2291 family protein: MSASTTASAPVKKPRRSLSTGARRGIWIGVVVLVILGLVLGTRVVPADDPLAQGTQKFDPATYGAEEFPTVQSEIVDRAVEADVLAAAVAADPAAAAEEYAVQSSGGPVYSTTFTGVVGEGQSGIYEVAVEGLPADLLIRVQTGPAINGTELRDATGEIEFGQFVNQIDFQNAAAALNEELKTQVLADIDPAALTGKTIEVTGAFTLINPSSWLVTPVELSVQ; encoded by the coding sequence GTGAGCGCGTCGACCACCGCAAGCGCACCGGTGAAGAAGCCGCGGCGATCGCTGTCGACCGGCGCCAGGCGCGGCATCTGGATCGGCGTCGTCGTACTCGTGATCCTCGGTCTGGTGCTGGGGACGCGTGTCGTTCCGGCCGATGACCCGCTCGCGCAGGGCACGCAGAAATTCGACCCCGCCACATACGGCGCTGAGGAGTTCCCGACGGTGCAGTCCGAGATCGTCGATCGTGCCGTCGAGGCTGACGTCCTCGCCGCGGCCGTCGCAGCCGACCCGGCAGCGGCTGCTGAGGAGTATGCGGTGCAGAGCTCCGGCGGCCCCGTGTACAGCACGACGTTCACCGGTGTCGTCGGTGAAGGTCAGTCCGGCATCTATGAGGTGGCGGTCGAGGGCTTGCCCGCGGACCTGCTGATCCGAGTGCAGACCGGCCCGGCCATCAACGGAACCGAGCTGCGCGACGCGACGGGCGAGATCGAGTTCGGGCAGTTCGTCAACCAGATCGACTTCCAGAACGCCGCGGCGGCACTGAACGAGGAACTGAAGACTCAGGTGCTCGCCGACATCGATCCCGCCGCGCTCACAGGCAAGACGATCGAGGTCACCGGCGCATTCACTCTGATCAATCCGAGCTCCTGGCTCGTCACCCCGGTCGAACTGAGCGTGCAATGA
- a CDS encoding zinc-dependent alcohol dehydrogenase family protein — translation MRAVVFTAEGQLSLEERSKPTPGYKEILIETAAVGICGTDTHVFDGEFEGTVFPLVPGHEATGTIVALGEGVNSGVFDFKVGDHVAINPSTTCGECEFCLNGHQNLCRFWNGLGVVASDGASQEFFTAPAGNVYKLKPETDLYQAALIEPLACAIRGWDVLPRRIGDHVLVYGAGTMGLLMAQLATRAGAASVSIVDLNVDRLAVAEECGIELRYTSADDADREKWDVVIDCTGNLRAIEDALTRVKPAGFFQDFGVAPADGTAKFSPFRVYRDEISIVGTMAVLNSFGRAVEMFEAGAINAKAMISHSFILDDYEEALELFRRGSGRKLQIRPNDTESRVLIP, via the coding sequence ATGCGAGCAGTTGTATTCACGGCGGAGGGGCAGCTGTCCCTCGAAGAGCGGTCGAAGCCCACGCCCGGTTACAAAGAGATCCTGATCGAGACGGCGGCGGTCGGTATCTGCGGAACCGACACGCACGTCTTCGACGGCGAGTTCGAGGGCACCGTCTTCCCGCTCGTTCCCGGTCATGAGGCGACCGGCACGATCGTCGCGCTCGGCGAAGGCGTCAACAGCGGCGTGTTCGATTTCAAGGTCGGCGACCACGTCGCGATCAACCCCAGCACGACCTGCGGCGAATGCGAATTCTGCCTCAACGGGCACCAGAACCTCTGCCGATTCTGGAACGGTCTCGGCGTCGTCGCCTCCGACGGCGCATCGCAGGAGTTCTTCACGGCCCCAGCCGGCAACGTGTACAAGCTCAAGCCGGAGACCGACCTCTACCAGGCCGCCCTCATCGAGCCGCTGGCCTGCGCGATCCGCGGCTGGGACGTGCTGCCCCGCCGCATCGGAGACCACGTGCTCGTCTACGGAGCCGGCACCATGGGACTGCTGATGGCTCAGCTGGCCACCCGCGCCGGCGCAGCATCGGTGAGCATCGTCGACCTGAACGTCGACCGCCTCGCGGTCGCGGAGGAGTGCGGCATCGAGCTGCGCTACACATCGGCGGACGACGCCGACCGCGAGAAGTGGGACGTCGTCATCGACTGCACGGGCAACCTGCGCGCGATCGAAGACGCCCTGACCCGCGTCAAGCCGGCCGGATTCTTCCAGGACTTCGGCGTCGCTCCCGCCGACGGCACCGCGAAGTTCTCTCCATTCCGCGTGTACCGCGACGAGATCTCGATCGTCGGGACGATGGCCGTGCTCAACTCCTTCGGCCGCGCGGTCGAGATGTTCGAGGCCGGCGCGATCAACGCGAAGGCCATGATCAGCCATTCCTTCATCCTCGACGACTACGAAGAGGCGTTGGAGCTGTTCCGTCGTGGTTCGGGCCGCAAGCTCCAGATCCGCCCGAACGACACCGAGTCCAGGGTGCTGATCCCGTGA
- a CDS encoding NAD(P)-dependent alcohol dehydrogenase, producing MTATTHIPEHMLASVLTRPGHVELQERRVPTPAADEVLVRVTAVGVCGSDVHFFHEGRLGDWVVDEPLVLGHESGGVIVAVGADVSQERVGERVSIEPQHPSTTSAETMRGDYNLDPHMRFYAVPGTDGAFQEYVTIQSHFAFAIPDSVSDWAAALLEPLSVAVATGRKAAFSVGDRVLITGAGPVGLAVAQVARASGAAEVLVSDISGSRRSAALRFGATTALDPITDADAIRAAGADSFVDASGAAAAVRSGIDALRPGGRAVLVGMGLPELALPITHIQNKELVLTGVFRYANTWPAAIALVASGQVDLDGMVTGTFSLDRVEDALGSTTGPDTIKSVVEPHRRG from the coding sequence ATGACCGCAACGACGCATATTCCGGAGCACATGCTCGCAAGCGTCCTGACCCGGCCAGGCCACGTCGAACTGCAGGAGCGTCGTGTGCCGACGCCGGCAGCGGACGAGGTTCTCGTCAGGGTCACAGCGGTGGGCGTCTGCGGCTCGGACGTGCACTTCTTCCACGAAGGGCGTCTCGGAGACTGGGTCGTCGACGAGCCGCTCGTGCTCGGCCACGAGTCCGGCGGCGTGATCGTCGCTGTAGGTGCGGATGTCTCGCAGGAACGCGTCGGCGAGCGAGTCTCGATCGAGCCACAGCATCCGTCGACAACATCTGCAGAGACGATGCGCGGCGACTACAACCTCGACCCGCACATGCGCTTCTACGCCGTGCCCGGAACGGACGGCGCGTTCCAGGAGTACGTCACGATCCAGAGCCATTTCGCCTTCGCGATTCCGGACTCGGTGAGCGATTGGGCGGCCGCACTGCTCGAGCCGTTGTCGGTGGCCGTGGCGACCGGACGCAAGGCTGCGTTCTCGGTCGGCGACCGAGTGCTGATCACCGGAGCGGGGCCGGTCGGGCTCGCTGTCGCGCAGGTGGCGAGGGCGTCAGGTGCCGCGGAAGTGCTCGTGTCGGACATCAGCGGATCGCGGCGGAGCGCCGCCCTGCGATTCGGGGCGACCACGGCTCTCGATCCGATCACCGACGCGGATGCGATCCGTGCGGCCGGGGCGGATTCCTTCGTCGACGCCTCCGGTGCGGCAGCCGCCGTGCGCAGCGGCATCGACGCGCTCCGACCCGGCGGGCGAGCTGTTCTCGTCGGCATGGGTCTGCCGGAGCTGGCATTGCCGATCACTCACATCCAGAACAAGGAGCTCGTACTGACAGGAGTCTTCCGGTACGCGAACACGTGGCCGGCGGCGATCGCTCTCGTCGCCTCCGGACAGGTCGATCTGGACGGGATGGTCACCGGCACGTTCTCACTCGACCGCGTCGAGGACGCACTCGGATCGACGACCGGCCCCGACACGATCAAGTCGGTGGTTGAGCCGCACCGCCGGGGCTAG
- a CDS encoding flavodoxin family protein, whose translation MSDSSQNASSVQVKALVITCTLKASPAASSSELLGSQMATFLTENGVACQSVRAVDHLILPGVEKDMGEGDEWPALRQQVLDSDILVFVTPTWLGQHSSVAQRVLERLDAELSETDADGRPILFDKVAVTAVVGNEDGAHHITAVLFQALNDVGFTVPAQGSVYWNGEAMHTTDYKDLEQTPEKVSASIKTSLTNALHLAKRLQDSKYPVSA comes from the coding sequence GTGTCTGACAGTAGTCAGAACGCCTCGAGCGTGCAGGTGAAGGCACTCGTCATCACCTGCACGCTCAAAGCGTCACCCGCGGCATCGAGTTCAGAGCTGCTGGGCTCTCAGATGGCGACCTTCCTCACCGAGAACGGGGTGGCGTGCCAGAGTGTGCGCGCCGTCGACCACCTCATCCTCCCCGGCGTCGAGAAGGACATGGGTGAAGGCGATGAGTGGCCCGCACTGCGGCAGCAGGTGCTCGACTCGGACATTCTGGTGTTCGTGACGCCCACCTGGCTCGGGCAGCACTCCAGTGTCGCCCAGCGCGTGCTCGAGCGCCTCGACGCCGAACTGAGCGAGACGGACGCTGACGGCCGCCCCATCCTGTTCGACAAGGTGGCCGTGACCGCCGTGGTCGGCAATGAGGACGGCGCCCATCACATCACCGCAGTGCTCTTCCAGGCGCTCAACGATGTGGGCTTCACGGTACCCGCGCAGGGATCCGTGTACTGGAACGGCGAGGCGATGCACACCACCGACTACAAGGACCTGGAGCAGACGCCGGAGAAGGTGAGTGCGTCGATCAAGACGTCGCTGACCAATGCGCTGCACCTCGCGAAGCGGTTGCAGGACTCGAAATATCCGGTATCCGCTTGA